The Aedes albopictus strain Foshan chromosome 2, AalbF5, whole genome shotgun sequence region ATTAAATCTCGAGCCTTGCTGGATTCCGGTTCAGACAGCCACATTATCACGGAAAGGTTGGCCAGTCAGCTGAAACTCAAGTTAGAACGAATCGATCTCCCAATCAATGGTCTGAATGACATTCAAACCAACGTGAAACATCTGGTGTCTACTACGATCCGCTCTCGCTTCGATACAAAATCACGATACGATTTGGATTTTTTGGTTGTTCCCCGAGTCACGTCCAACATACCAGCGGTTGAAATAGATGTTTCCTCTTTGTCGCTCCCATCCACTCTGCCGTTAGCCGACTCTTCGTTCcacactccaggagaaatcgaccTGATACTCGGAAACGAAATATTCTTTGACCTCGTCAAAGGCGGTCAAGTAAAGCTTGGAAATAGCTCTGCGGTATTGGTGGAAACCGAACTAGGATGGGTAGTAGCAGGTTCAGTTCACACTCGAAATCCCAAACAGTTCTCTCGTGTGTGCCAATTCAATCGCTTTGAGGAAGAGCTTAACCGAACACTGACGAAGTTTTGGGAAGTTGAGTCCGTTCCATCAGAGGGTATGCTTACTAAAACGGAAACTGACGTGGAGGAACACTTCAACCAGACCCATAACCGGGACGAGCAGGGCCGTTATCAAGTACGGCTCCCCTTCAACGAACTCAAGGATAGGCTTGGTGATTCGTACGAACTTGCCAAGAAACGCTTCGATCGACTGAAGGTTGCACTAGATAGGAACCCGGACAAGCGCGAGCAGTATGAGCAATTCATGGCTGAATATGAACAACTAGGACACATGAAGGAGGTGGAAAGTGTGGATGAGAAAGGATACTATATTCCACATCACGCGGTCTACAAAGCGACTAGTTCCACTACGAAAACTCGTGTCGTTTTTGACGCGTCAGCAAAAACTACTTCAGGTGTTTCGCTGAACGATACTATCTCAGTAGGTCCTACCGTACAGAGTGATCTGCTGACGATAATTTTGCGCTTTTGTACACACGAGGTGGTTCTGACGGCGGACATCCCCAAGATGTACCGCCAAATTCGAATGTATCCAGAAGACTGTCGCTTCCaacggattctgtggaggaacGCCAACGGAGAAGAACCAACGTTCGAGCTTCAAACGGTGACGTATGGGGTAGCAAGTTCACCTCATCACGCTACTCGGGCACTCATGCAGCTGACAAGGGACGAAggacaggaatttcccctggctgCGAACGTAATAGAGAAAGACAGCTACATCGATGACTTCCTGACCGGAGGAGAGTCCGTCGAAACTGTCATCACCGTATATCATCAATTGTCAGCGTTGTTAGCGAAGGGTGGAATCGGAGTCCACAAATTTTGCTCGAACAGCCCCGACGTACTGAACGTGATTCCGGAACATCTACACGAGAAGCAAGTCAACTTCGAGgaaggtggcgtaaacgatactATCAAGGCATTGGGGCTCATCTGGAACCCAACGGATGACTATTTCGGCTTTCACGTGAATCGATCGGAAAACAGGATTTCCACTACAAAGCGAACCGTGTTGTCGGACATTGGACGTTTGTTCGACCCTCTCGGGTTTCTTGGCCCAATCATGACCACGGCCAAGTTGCTCATGCAAGATGTATGGCGTATCGGATTGGACTGGGATGAAGCACTACCGGACGAATTACTGCAGAGTTGGAGAAGTTTCCAGGAACAGCTGCCGTCTGTCAACCAGATTAGGAAGCGGCGGCTTGTGATACCAGCAGGATCAAGAAGAGTCGAGTTGCATGGCTTTTCAGACGCTTCAATGCGGGCGTACGGAGCGGTACTGTATATCAGGTCTATCGCCGAAGATGGATCAGTCAACGTCGACCTCGTCGCAAGCAAATCACGAGTGGCGCCGTTGAAGTCTTTAACAATCCCGAGATTGGAACTCTGTGGTGCACGGCTACTTGCGGAGCTGACAGGAAAGGTGGTATCGGCGATGAATGTGCAGTTCGACGAAGTGAAGCTATGGTGTGATTCTCAGATTGTCCTATGCTGGCTCAAGAAATCACCGGCAGCATTGAACGTGTTTGTCGCAAACCGTGTCGCAGCTATTTTGGAATCAACGAATATCCACCAGTGGCAGTATGTTCGGTCGGAATGCAACCCGGCTGACGTTATATCCAGGGGCGAGTATCCGGAGAATTTGCTGCAGAACAAGCTCTGGTGGACCGGATCACCATTATTGTGGCAACCGTATGTGAAGGCAGCCGCTCCTAAACCTTTGGACGAGTCAGCGATACCGGAACTGAAACAAGCAAAGGTTCTGACGACTACCAGTGCTAAACCTAACGACCAGTTCAACAGGATGAGTCACTACCGCAAGCTGCTACGAGCTTGGGTGTATGTCCGGCGATTCTTAACTCCAAGACGCACACACCCGCTGAGCACACCAATCACAGCAGATGAAGTGTTCGTTGCAGAAAGTGCGGTTATACGTATGCTACAGGAGGAAGTGTTTGGCGATCTTCTGCGCACCCTTCAGCACACGCCGGTCAAGCGCCACAATCTCAGCAACCTTGCACCGTTTGTGGCAGAAGATGGACTGATTCGAGTTGGAGGTCGCCTCAAATATTCTGCCATCCCTTACGATGGAAAACATCAGGTGCTCCTGCCAGAGAAGCACCACCTGACAGTTATCCTCCTCAGAAGACTCCACGAAGATCACTCCCACGTTGGCCCCAACGGTTTGTTGGCCATCGTACGTGAACGGTATTGGCCACTGCGCGCGAAAACAGCAATCAAGAAGATCATTGCATCATGCCAACTTTGTGCTAAGCATCGTCCTGTCCTCGGCAGTCAACTaatgggaaatcttccagaaccACGCGTGAATCCGGCGCCTGTGTTTTCCAAGGTAGGTGTTGACTACGCGGGACCCTTCCAGCTGAGATTGAGCCTTAGAAGTCCAAAGACATACAAGGCATACGTACTGGTGTTCATCTGTATGGCAGTCAAGGCAATTCACATGGAGTTGGTGTCAAGCTTGACAACTGAACATTTCATCGCTGCTCTACATCGTTTTGCCAGCCGTCGTGGATTGCCTAGTGACGTGTTTTCGGACAATGGGACGTCATTCGTGGGAGCGAACCACGAATTAGCAGCTCTACGAGAACTTTTCGAGGAAGAACAGCATCGGCGGAAGCTGGCGGAGTTTTGTTCGTCCAAGGGCATACGTTGGCACTTCATTCCCCCACGAAGCCCACACTTCGGGGGAGTGTGGGAAGCAGGTGTAAAATCCATGAAGTTCCACTTCAAACGAGTCATCGGTGAAACACGCTTAACATATGAGGAAATGACCACGTTTTTGGCACAAACGGAGGCAATATTAAACTCTCGTCCCTTGTGCCCACTTTCGGATGACCCGAACGATACTACGATACTCACGCCATCTCACTTCCTCATTGGCCGGTCTGCGGTGGCACTCCCGGAGCCTTCGTACACCGACGAGAAAGTAGGAAGACTGAGCAGATACGAGCACCTTCAGCAGATGATGCAGCACTTGTGGGGAAGATGGTCATCCGAGTATCTTCACCACCTTCAGACAAGGCAGAAGTGGCACACTGGGGACGTCAAACACTTCAAAGTTGGTGCTCTAGTGCTGTTACTTGATGAGAATCTACCACCTCAACAGTGGCGTCGTGGTCGTATCATTGCGACACATCCAGGAGGAGATGGAGCAATACGAGTGGTCACCGTCAAGACTACATCTGGCGAGTTTAAACGGTCGGTGACAAAGATCGCAGTGCTGCCTTCGGTTGAGTCTGCTGACTCAACGGGGGGTGAATGAACGATTAGTTTTCTTTTGAACATTCGATGTTAAACTGTAAAGAAAAACACTTGAATTTTAAAATGAGATTTACCTCGGTGTAATTATATTTGATTGAAGTTTGGCAGTCTTGGCACCACTGTATCAAAGAGAGAATTAGTTAATAAAGAAACATTGTACACGACGGTCATGTTTCATTTGCGGTCCGAAGTATAAACTCCATTCCTAACGCGTTTTGAGCTATCGTTGGACAAGGtggttttggagaaactttcgagttataacggtttaaatgagcaaccatttgatcaaaatcgaggggtctgcaaaaaatgttgtgggtctacctaacggggggtccatctaTTTgaataaccaaatgcatttttcttacttttttagcgaggactttcagaaaattggTAAGGTaaccatttttgaagacaaggtgaaaATAGTAAGcgggtttcagcgagaattgccCAAATGTATAACTACAAACTTTTGTAAACTAACAATgtctaattgtcgtggggcgccaatctggatgcttgccaagggtgccatgggaccacgctacggctctggaaaCAACTACCTCAGTACAGTAGATGGCGgcaatgagccaactcccacgttgagtaCAGTTAAGGATACTTTCTAGCAGCTCTAAAACAATTAGTCAGCTAGTAAGGATTGTATCGGACCTCAACCCATCAAGTTGGGCCCGGACAAGTTGATCACATGCTTGGCCGGGTAGTAATACGTATCTGGGAGGtcgaacagctaccggtggaGTGTAGTGTAAGGAGGGGCCATTTGCCTCATCTACGAGAAAGGTGACAAGGCTTTCTAACGATAACAATTTTAAATGCCACCTACGAGTGCTATCTCAGATAATCTTCCGTCATCATATACCTAAAGTAAATTAGTTtgtaggaagttatcaagccgaatTCGTTGACGACCGCTCCACAACAGATCtccaccgtgcggcaaatcctccaaaaatgccgtgaataccaggtcccaatgcaccaactgaacaaccctgtaaagctggAGTTGGCAACCGATCCGGACGGTACaaaactaggggcaagacagatctaacgagagaaaatctgtgctcgaagtgttgttcagaa contains the following coding sequences:
- the LOC115267196 gene encoding uncharacterized protein LOC115267196, yielding MSESETPRVVVPIPRRNILSALTGDDDRNQVPTIAQQKIAKQAAEQRRIMEQKLEPLSDRRNLLIEKLLRINESVKQDDVNIHLLRLHLDTLRRCSDEYEKIHSEMSVIIPKENREEHRQEYVKFERMHDQLYVVVQTKIAKFGEAEAKPPSAVFPAVPQPVYVQAPAPQLHAPFPRFNGDPVNWYSFKSLFQSIMSKYPQETPAMKILHLRNSLDGDAKDKIDQEVINSNDYSLAWNILENAYEDKRLIMDTHIDAILDIPKVTKDNRGKSITKLVDICTKHTEALSSHGFKVEGLAELLLVNVFYKKLDRETQEQWELELGAGDLPVFSEFMDFLRERGRVLVRTSHSQHQGPQQGAVQSQSKQRQPFSQRPTLQNASKSFVQTTKESCPCCKSDHSIYRCSKFQNQSTSERKSVVTKSNLCYNCLKGNHRVLDCPSDHVCKVQGCGRKHHSLLHPSNNTDGSTATKSTKVADPKTNQQQTVPDRAQPEDTIVPDAPSANTLCGHTVAVKRHVLLSTAEVFVTGYGGSTIKSRALLDSGSDSHIITERLASQLKLKLERIDLPINGLNDIQTNVKHLVSTTIRSRFDTKSRYDLDFLVVPRVTSNIPAVEIDVSSLSLPSTLPLADSSFHTPGEIDLILGNEIFFDLVKGGQVKLGNSSAVLVETELGWVVAGSVHTRNPKQFSRVCQFNRFEEELNRTLTKFWEVESVPSEGMLTKTETDVEEHFNQTHNRDEQGRYQVRLPFNELKDRLGDSYELAKKRFDRLKVALDRNPDKREQYEQFMAEYEQLGHMKEVESVDEKGYYIPHHAVYKATSSTTKTRVVFDASAKTTSGVSLNDTISVGPTVQSDLLTIILRFCTHEVVLTADIPKMYRQIRMYPEDCRFQRILWRNANGEEPTFELQTVTYGVASSPHHATRALMQLTRDEGQEFPLAANVIEKDSYIDDFLTGGESVETVITVYHQLSALLAKGGIGVHKFCSNSPDVLNVIPEHLHEKQVNFEEGGVNDTIKALGLIWNPTDDYFGFHVNRSENRISTTKRTVLSDIGRLFDPLGFLGPIMTTAKLLMQDVWRIGLDWDEALPDELLQSWRSFQEQLPSVNQIRKRRLVIPAGSRRVELHGFSDASMRAYGAVLYIRSIAEDGSVNVDLVASKSRVAPLKSLTIPRLELCGARLLAELTGKVVSAMNVQFDEVKLWCDSQIVLCWLKKSPAALNVFVANRVAAILESTNIHQWQYVRSECNPADVISRGEYPENLLQNKLWWTGSPLLWQPYVKAAAPKPLDESAIPELKQAKVLTTTSAKPNDQFNRMSHYRKLLRAWVYVRRFLTPRRTHPLSTPITADEVFVAESAVIRMLQEEVFGDLLRTLQHTPVKRHNLSNLAPFVAEDGLIRVGGRLKYSAIPYDGKHQVLLPEKHHLTVILLRRLHEDHSHVGPNGLLAIVRERYWPLRAKTAIKKIIASCQLCAKHRPVLGSQLMGNLPEPRVNPAPVFSKVGVDYAGPFQLRLSLRSPKTYKAYVLVFICMAVKAIHMELVSSLTTEHFIAALHRFASRRGLPSDVFSDNGTSFVGANHELAALRELFEEEQHRRKLAEFCSSKGIRWHFIPPRSPHFGGVWEAGVKSMKFHFKRVIGETRLTYEEMTTFLAQTEAILNSRPLCPLSDDPNDTTILTPSHFLIGRSAVALPEPSYTDEKVGRLSRYEHLQQMMQHLWGRWSSEYLHHLQTRQKWHTGDVKHFKVGALVLLLDENLPPQQWRRGRIIATHPGGDGAIRVVTVKTTSGEFKRSVTKIAVLPSVESADSTGGE